The following proteins are co-located in the Halarcobacter sp. genome:
- a CDS encoding peptide-binding protein, protein MKYFLLLTTFINILLSSTLNLSIGSSPSRINPILSNDTASSEISQWIFNGLLKYDKDGNPTVDLASSYKFETPTKLIIKMKKGVLWHDGVEVTSKDVIFTYEKIIDPDVYVSFKSNFNEVQSVKAIDKYTVEIIFKKPYFKALVTWMVSLLPEHILKNEKNLMTSQFNKKPIGTGPYKLKEFKNNADIELVANDNYFEGRPKIDKILYKFIPDTNTSFLFLKQRKLDLGGLTPLQYERQLDKKFKEYFKTIEKPAFSYSYLGFNLRDKKFQNKKLRQAIAYATNRKELIDILYFGHGEICDGPFAPNSLAFDEKFKPYRYNLKKAKKLLKELGYDKNNPFSFEVVTNTGNTARANAAQILQHQLKKANIHMSIKVMEWQAFLNTIVTPRKFEAILLGWTTTLMPDAYALWHSNSDKLGRFNLVGYRNKKIDELIDKGAGTINRKEFAKIYKEIYSTIADDLPYLFLYIPNSISAINKNIKNIKPTPISILHNQIEWEKP, encoded by the coding sequence ATGAAATATTTTCTACTATTAACTACTTTTATTAATATCTTATTATCATCTACTTTAAATTTAAGTATAGGTTCAAGTCCTAGTAGAATAAACCCAATCTTATCAAACGATACCGCTAGTTCAGAGATAAGTCAATGGATTTTTAACGGACTTCTTAAATACGATAAAGATGGAAATCCAACAGTTGACTTAGCAAGTTCATATAAATTTGAAACACCCACAAAATTAATTATAAAGATGAAAAAAGGTGTACTTTGGCATGATGGAGTTGAAGTAACATCAAAAGATGTAATCTTCACCTATGAAAAGATTATTGATCCAGATGTTTATGTATCTTTCAAATCAAACTTTAATGAAGTACAAAGTGTAAAAGCTATTGATAAATATACTGTTGAGATAATCTTTAAAAAACCATATTTTAAAGCTTTGGTTACCTGGATGGTTAGTCTCTTACCTGAACATATTTTAAAAAATGAAAAAAACCTTATGACTTCACAGTTTAATAAAAAGCCAATAGGTACAGGTCCATACAAATTAAAAGAGTTTAAAAATAACGCAGATATAGAATTAGTTGCCAATGATAATTATTTTGAAGGGCGACCTAAAATTGATAAAATACTTTATAAATTTATTCCAGATACAAATACTTCTTTTCTATTTTTAAAACAAAGAAAGCTTGATTTAGGAGGACTAACACCTCTTCAATATGAAAGACAGCTAGATAAGAAATTTAAAGAATATTTTAAAACTATAGAAAAACCTGCATTTTCCTATTCTTACCTTGGATTTAATTTAAGAGATAAAAAGTTCCAAAATAAAAAACTAAGACAAGCTATTGCCTATGCCACAAATAGAAAAGAGTTAATTGATATTTTATATTTTGGCCATGGTGAAATATGTGATGGACCATTTGCTCCAAACTCTTTAGCATTTGATGAAAAATTTAAACCCTATAGATATAATTTGAAAAAAGCAAAAAAACTACTAAAAGAGCTAGGTTATGATAAAAATAATCCTTTTAGTTTTGAAGTTGTAACAAATACAGGTAATACAGCTAGAGCAAATGCAGCCCAAATACTTCAACATCAATTAAAAAAAGCAAATATTCATATGAGTATAAAAGTTATGGAATGGCAAGCATTTTTAAATACAATAGTAACCCCAAGAAAGTTTGAAGCTATTTTACTGGGATGGACAACTACACTTATGCCTGATGCCTATGCACTTTGGCATAGTAACTCTGACAAACTGGGAAGGTTTAATTTAGTTGGATATAGAAACAAAAAAATTGATGAACTAATAGATAAAGGTGCAGGAACAATCAATAGAAAAGAATTTGCAAAAATATATAAAGAGATTTATTCAACTATTGCAGATGACTTACCATATCTTTTTTTATATATTCCAAATAGTATTAGTGCAATTAATAAAAATATTAAAAATATAAAACCAACTCCTATTAGTATTTTACACAATCAAATTGAATGGGAAAAACCTTAA
- a CDS encoding HAD family hydrolase has product MEKVILFDLDGTLIDSTDAILSTFHHTFKEMNYDFKGQDKDIKSLIGHPLDIMFQDLGVPQEIVWDYVDSYKKRYREISKQQTELLKFAKEAIELANTFARLSVVTTKTGLYSIELLEHLKLMDYFEFVTGREHVENPKPHPEPIHKTLDLMKIEGTCDIWMVGDTELDLIAANSAGVNSVGVLCGYGEENTLKEHTSYIAPNPLEAVKIIQNLSKF; this is encoded by the coding sequence ATGGAAAAAGTTATACTTTTTGATTTAGATGGGACATTAATTGACTCAACTGATGCAATTCTATCGACCTTTCATCATACTTTTAAAGAGATGAATTATGATTTTAAAGGTCAAGATAAAGATATTAAATCTTTAATAGGTCACCCTTTAGATATTATGTTTCAAGATTTAGGTGTACCACAAGAGATTGTATGGGATTATGTTGACTCTTATAAAAAAAGATATAGAGAGATATCTAAACAACAAACTGAACTATTAAAATTTGCTAAAGAAGCTATAGAACTAGCTAATACCTTCGCAAGATTATCTGTTGTTACAACAAAAACTGGATTATATAGTATAGAACTTCTTGAACATCTAAAACTTATGGATTATTTTGAATTTGTTACAGGTAGAGAACATGTGGAAAATCCAAAACCTCATCCTGAACCAATTCACAAAACTCTTGATTTGATGAAGATAGAAGGTACTTGTGATATTTGGATGGTAGGAGATACAGAGTTAGATTTAATCGCTGCAAATAGTGCTGGAGTAAATTCAGTTGGAGTACTTTGTGGTTATGGAGAAGAAAACACCTTAAAAGAACATACTTCTTATATCGCGCCTAACCCTTTAGAAGCTGTTAAAATCATACAAAATCTTTCAAAATTCTAA
- the nifJ gene encoding pyruvate:ferredoxin (flavodoxin) oxidoreductase, which translates to MTKKFATMDGNEAASYVSYAFTEVAGVYPITPSSQMGDNTEKWATQGKKNLFGSTVKVIEMQSEAGAAGTFHGSLQAGALTTTYTASQGLLLKIPNMYKVAGQLLPGVIHVSARALAAHALSIFGDHQDVMSARATGFAMLATGSVQEVMDIGGVAHLAAIKGRVPFLHFFDGFRTSHEINKVEVMDYDVFDRLIDYDAVQKFRDTSLNPESPITRGTAQNDDIYFQGREASNKFYDAVPDIVNEYMQEISKVTGRNYAPFTYYGDPEATDVIVAMGSVNETIRETVDFLRETQGRKVGLLTVHLYRPFSTKYFMDALPDSVENICVIDRTKEPGSLGEPLYLDVKAVFYDEEKKPKIIGGRYGLSSKDVPPNQIIALYDNLASENSKNHFTVGINDDVTFTSIEVGENVSVVEDVNECLFYGLGADGTVGANKNSVKIIGDKTDLYAQAYFAYDSKKSGGYTRSHLRFSKNPIRSTYLVSNPGFVACSKEVYLEQYEVIDKIKDGGTFLLNSIYSAEEIVQRIPNRVKKILADKKVKFYIINATKLARDIGLGNRTNTIMQAAFFKLADIIPYEEAKTYMKEYAEKAYGNKGEEIVKMNYLAIDSGEAGLVEVPVDESWSNLDGGKLVVQSKYKGSEYVETFAKVVNAAKGDEIPVSSVVNLGMEGGTFENGSTKYEKRAIATMVPQWNEDTCIQCNQCAFECPHAVIRPFLMDEDEFANAPEGVKTHSLDAKAKGTKDQGLKYKIQVSIMDCTGCNVCVDICPTKEKSLKMVPYEVEEQNNEQENADFLFNDVSYKEHLVKMDTVQGSQFAQPLFEFHSACPGCGETPYITLATQLFGDRMMVSNATGCSSIYSASAPSTPFTKNAKGEGPAWANSLFEDAAEFGYGMHAANETIRNRIGTIMKETMEEVTNPLKGLYKEWLENRSNGAKTQEIRDKLVPQLEQNQDLPGVKVLLSLRKYIVRKSQWMIGGDGWAYDIGYGGLDHVLSTGENVNMLVVDTEVYSNTGGQSSKAARTGSIADFTNDGKPNAKKDLGYISMTYGNIFVAQINSRANQKHAVQAMKEAEEYDGPSLIIAYSPCIAHGIQGGLMKSVEHGQLATDCGYWPIYTFDPRKIEEGKNPIKISGKKPNWDVYDEFLMKENRYRSLKKLNPEHADFLLAQNKKDAQYRYRQLSRMAAADYSDELEEDL; encoded by the coding sequence ATGACAAAAAAATTTGCTACTATGGATGGTAATGAAGCTGCTTCATATGTATCATATGCATTTACGGAAGTTGCTGGTGTTTATCCAATTACTCCATCGTCACAAATGGGGGATAATACTGAAAAATGGGCAACTCAAGGGAAAAAGAATCTATTTGGTTCAACAGTAAAAGTTATTGAGATGCAAAGTGAGGCTGGTGCAGCTGGGACATTCCATGGTTCACTTCAAGCTGGTGCCTTAACAACTACCTATACTGCTTCACAAGGCTTACTTCTTAAAATTCCTAATATGTATAAAGTTGCTGGACAATTATTACCTGGGGTTATTCATGTATCTGCAAGAGCTTTAGCTGCACATGCACTTTCAATCTTTGGTGACCATCAAGATGTTATGAGTGCAAGAGCAACTGGTTTTGCTATGCTAGCAACTGGTTCAGTACAAGAAGTTATGGATATTGGTGGTGTTGCACACCTAGCAGCCATCAAAGGAAGAGTTCCTTTCTTACATTTTTTTGATGGATTTAGAACTTCACATGAGATAAACAAAGTTGAAGTTATGGATTATGATGTTTTTGACAGACTTATAGATTATGATGCAGTTCAAAAATTTAGAGATACATCACTAAATCCAGAATCACCTATCACAAGAGGTACAGCACAAAATGATGATATCTACTTCCAAGGAAGAGAAGCATCAAATAAATTCTATGATGCAGTACCTGATATTGTAAATGAGTATATGCAAGAGATTTCAAAAGTTACAGGAAGAAACTATGCACCATTTACATATTATGGAGATCCAGAAGCTACGGATGTTATTGTGGCAATGGGTTCTGTAAATGAAACTATTAGAGAGACTGTAGATTTTTTAAGGGAAACACAAGGTAGAAAAGTTGGTCTTTTAACTGTACACTTATACAGACCATTTAGTACAAAATACTTTATGGATGCTCTTCCTGATAGTGTTGAAAACATCTGTGTAATAGATAGAACAAAAGAGCCTGGTAGTTTAGGTGAGCCATTATATCTTGATGTAAAAGCTGTATTCTATGATGAAGAGAAAAAACCTAAAATTATTGGTGGAAGATATGGTTTATCTTCTAAAGATGTTCCACCAAATCAAATTATTGCACTTTATGATAACTTAGCTTCTGAAAATTCTAAAAACCATTTTACTGTTGGTATTAATGATGATGTTACCTTTACTTCAATAGAAGTTGGAGAAAATGTATCTGTTGTTGAAGATGTAAATGAGTGTCTATTCTACGGATTAGGTGCAGATGGTACAGTTGGTGCAAATAAAAACTCAGTAAAAATTATTGGGGACAAAACAGATCTTTATGCACAAGCATACTTTGCATACGATTCAAAAAAATCTGGTGGATATACAAGATCACACTTAAGATTTAGCAAAAATCCTATTAGATCAACTTATCTTGTATCAAACCCTGGATTTGTTGCCTGTTCAAAAGAGGTTTATTTAGAACAATATGAAGTGATTGATAAAATTAAAGATGGTGGTACATTCTTACTTAACTCAATCTATTCAGCGGAAGAGATAGTTCAAAGAATCCCAAATAGAGTTAAAAAAATTCTTGCAGATAAAAAAGTTAAGTTCTATATCATCAATGCAACAAAACTAGCCAGAGATATCGGACTTGGAAATAGAACAAATACTATTATGCAAGCTGCTTTCTTTAAACTAGCAGACATTATCCCTTATGAAGAAGCTAAAACATACATGAAAGAGTATGCAGAAAAAGCTTATGGAAATAAAGGGGAAGAGATAGTTAAGATGAACTACTTAGCTATTGATTCTGGGGAAGCAGGATTAGTAGAAGTTCCTGTTGATGAATCATGGTCAAACCTAGATGGTGGAAAACTAGTTGTTCAATCAAAATACAAAGGTAGTGAATATGTAGAAACTTTTGCAAAAGTTGTAAATGCTGCAAAAGGTGATGAGATTCCAGTATCTTCTGTTGTTAATCTTGGAATGGAAGGTGGAACATTTGAAAATGGTTCTACAAAATATGAAAAAAGAGCTATTGCTACAATGGTTCCTCAATGGAATGAAGATACATGTATTCAATGTAACCAATGTGCATTTGAGTGTCCACATGCAGTAATCAGACCATTTTTAATGGATGAAGATGAGTTTGCAAATGCACCAGAAGGTGTAAAAACTCACTCACTTGATGCAAAAGCAAAAGGAACAAAAGACCAAGGACTTAAATATAAAATTCAAGTTTCTATTATGGACTGTACAGGATGTAATGTTTGTGTTGATATCTGTCCTACAAAAGAAAAATCACTTAAAATGGTTCCTTATGAAGTTGAAGAACAAAATAATGAACAAGAAAATGCAGACTTTTTATTTAATGATGTAAGTTATAAAGAGCATTTAGTAAAAATGGATACTGTACAAGGTTCACAATTTGCACAACCATTATTTGAATTCCACTCTGCATGTCCAGGATGTGGTGAAACTCCATATATCACTTTAGCTACTCAACTATTTGGGGATAGAATGATGGTATCAAATGCTACAGGATGTTCATCTATTTATTCAGCATCAGCACCATCTACTCCATTTACTAAAAATGCAAAAGGGGAAGGTCCAGCTTGGGCAAACTCATTATTTGAAGATGCGGCAGAGTTTGGTTATGGTATGCACGCTGCAAATGAAACAATTAGAAATAGAATTGGTACAATTATGAAAGAGACTATGGAAGAGGTTACAAATCCTCTAAAAGGTCTTTATAAAGAGTGGTTAGAGAATAGAAGTAATGGAGCAAAAACCCAAGAGATTAGAGATAAACTTGTTCCTCAATTGGAGCAAAATCAAGATTTACCTGGGGTAAAAGTTTTATTATCTCTTAGAAAATATATTGTAAGAAAATCTCAATGGATGATTGGTGGAGATGGTTGGGCCTATGATATTGGTTATGGTGGACTTGACCATGTACTTTCAACTGGTGAAAATGTAAATATGTTAGTTGTTGATACTGAAGTTTATTCAAATACAGGTGGACAATCTTCAAAAGCAGCAAGAACAGGTTCAATTGCTGACTTTACAAATGATGGTAAACCAAATGCTAAAAAAGATTTAGGTTATATCTCTATGACTTATGGAAATATCTTTGTTGCACAAATCAACTCAAGAGCAAATCAAAAACATGCGGTTCAAGCTATGAAAGAAGCTGAAGAGTATGATGGACCATCATTAATTATTGCTTACTCTCCTTGTATTGCCCATGGTATTCAAGGTGGTTTAATGAAATCAGTTGAACACGGACAACTAGCTACAGATTGTGGTTACTGGCCAATTTATACTTTCGATCCAAGAAAAATTGAAGAGGGGAAAAACCCAATTAAAATTTCTGGTAAAAAACCAAATTGGGATGTTTATGATGAATTCCTAATGAAAGAGAATAGATATAGATCTCTTAAAAAACTTAATCCAGAACATGCTGACTTCCTATTAGCACAAAATAAAAAAGATGCACAATATAGATATAGACAATTATCTAGAATGGCTGCAGCTGATTATTCTGATGAATTAGAAGAAGATCTATAA
- a CDS encoding thiamine pyrophosphate-dependent enzyme, whose amino-acid sequence MSNQKVIKNLKTFSTAAERFEGSHVLCPGCAHSIIVREVLNATNDNLVVSAATGCLEVCTAIYPHTSWDCSWIHIGFENASTAIAGAEAMNKALRNKGRISADTPEPKFVAFGGDGATYDIGFQWISGCFERGHDMMYVCLDNEVYANTGGQRSSSTPIGASTTTAPAGSTSYGEKQVKKDMLQIMAAHGSPYVAQVAPNKWKDMVKKIQKGFDTKGPVFINAMSACTTEWKFQPHETIEASDLAVDSLVFPLYEIVDGTELNITYRPKNIVPVKDYLSFQPRFKHLFKPENEHIIEEWQRRVDKNWEYLQRREEARV is encoded by the coding sequence ATGAGTAATCAAAAAGTAATTAAAAACTTAAAAACATTTTCAACTGCGGCTGAAAGATTTGAAGGGTCTCACGTTTTATGTCCAGGGTGTGCGCACTCTATTATAGTAAGAGAGGTTTTAAATGCAACAAATGATAATCTAGTAGTTTCAGCAGCAACTGGTTGTTTAGAGGTTTGTACAGCTATATATCCACATACATCTTGGGATTGTTCTTGGATTCATATTGGATTTGAAAATGCTTCTACTGCAATTGCAGGAGCTGAGGCTATGAATAAAGCACTTAGAAATAAAGGAAGAATTAGTGCTGATACTCCTGAACCAAAATTTGTTGCTTTTGGTGGAGATGGTGCTACTTATGATATTGGTTTTCAATGGATTTCTGGATGTTTTGAAAGAGGTCATGATATGATGTATGTTTGTTTAGACAATGAGGTTTATGCAAATACAGGTGGTCAGAGATCATCTTCAACTCCTATTGGAGCATCAACAACTACAGCACCAGCAGGTTCTACCTCATATGGTGAAAAGCAAGTTAAAAAAGATATGCTTCAAATTATGGCAGCGCATGGCTCTCCATATGTGGCACAAGTTGCTCCAAACAAATGGAAAGATATGGTTAAAAAAATCCAAAAAGGTTTTGATACAAAAGGACCTGTGTTTATAAATGCAATGAGTGCATGTACAACTGAGTGGAAATTCCAACCACATGAAACTATTGAAGCTTCAGATTTAGCAGTTGATTCACTAGTATTTCCACTTTATGAAATAGTTGATGGAACTGAATTAAATATTACATATAGACCAAAAAACATTGTTCCTGTAAAAGATTATTTATCATTTCAACCAAGATTCAAACATCTTTTTAAACCTGAAAATGAACATATCATTGAAGAGTGGCAAAGAAGAGTTGATAAAAATTGGGAATACTTACAAAGAAGAGAAGAAGCGAGAGTTTAA
- the rpsI gene encoding 30S ribosomal protein S9 yields the protein MAKVYATGRRKSAIAKVWLENGNGQLTINGQSLDAWLGGHEAIKKRVMQPLEVSKQETSVNVVVKTLGGGYAAQADAVKHGISRALVTYDEQFRAILKPYGLLTRDARSVERKKYGKKKARKSTQFSKR from the coding sequence ATGGCAAAAGTATACGCAACTGGAAGAAGAAAATCTGCTATCGCTAAAGTATGGTTAGAAAATGGAAACGGTCAACTTACAATAAACGGTCAATCTTTAGATGCATGGTTAGGTGGACACGAAGCTATTAAAAAAAGAGTTATGCAACCATTAGAAGTATCTAAACAAGAAACTTCTGTAAACGTAGTAGTAAAAACACTAGGTGGTGGTTATGCAGCTCAAGCAGATGCAGTAAAACATGGTATTTCAAGAGCTTTAGTTACTTATGATGAGCAATTTAGAGCAATCTTAAAACCTTATGGGTTATTAACAAGAGATGCTAGATCTGTAGAAAGAAAAAAATACGGAAAGAAAAAAGCGAGAAAATCAACTCAATTCTCAAAAAGATAA
- the luxS gene encoding S-ribosylhomocysteine lyase, translating to MPLLDSFRVDHTIMPAPAVRVAKTMKSPSGDVITVFDLRFCIPNESMMGEKGIHTLEHLFAGFIREHLNSDKVEIIDVSPMGCRTGFYMSLLGSPKEEEVAKAWKAAMEDVLNVKSQEDIPELNVYQCGTYKMHSLDEAKEIAKEILSKDIGTMSNEKLYLPEEKLNSLGN from the coding sequence ATGCCACTATTAGATAGTTTTAGAGTTGACCATACAATTATGCCTGCACCTGCTGTAAGGGTTGCAAAAACAATGAAATCTCCATCAGGAGATGTTATTACAGTGTTTGATTTAAGATTCTGTATTCCAAATGAATCAATGATGGGTGAAAAAGGGATTCATACCTTAGAACATCTTTTTGCAGGTTTTATTAGAGAACATTTAAACTCTGACAAAGTTGAGATTATTGATGTTTCACCAATGGGGTGTAGAACAGGTTTTTATATGAGTTTATTAGGTAGTCCAAAAGAGGAAGAAGTTGCAAAAGCATGGAAAGCAGCTATGGAAGATGTACTTAATGTGAAATCTCAAGAAGATATTCCAGAACTAAATGTTTACCAATGTGGTACATATAAAATGCATTCATTAGATGAAGCAAAAGAGATAGCAAAAGAGATTTTAAGTAAAGATATAGGAACTATGTCAAATGAGAAACTATATTTACCTGAAGAAAAGTTAAACAGTTTAGGAAACTAA
- a CDS encoding pyruvate flavodoxin oxidoreductase subunit gamma has product MLEIRWHSRAGQGAVTGAKGLGSVVAETGKEVQAFAFYGSAKRGASMTAYNRIDDKQIINHEKFMHPDYVFILDPALAFTDDFTAHETEKTQYIITTHLTKSELIELVPALQGREERTYTLDCLKISQETIGRPIPNTPMLGAFMKISGMFELEYFQNAMKKVLKKLPQKVIDANMIAIQRAYNEVH; this is encoded by the coding sequence ATGCTAGAAATTAGATGGCACAGCCGTGCTGGTCAAGGTGCTGTAACAGGTGCAAAAGGACTAGGTTCTGTTGTAGCTGAAACAGGTAAAGAGGTACAAGCTTTTGCATTTTACGGTTCTGCAAAAAGAGGTGCATCAATGACTGCTTATAATAGAATTGATGATAAACAGATTATAAACCATGAGAAGTTTATGCACCCAGATTATGTATTTATACTAGACCCTGCTTTAGCATTTACAGATGACTTTACAGCACATGAGACTGAAAAGACGCAATACATCATTACAACACACTTAACAAAAAGTGAACTAATAGAGTTAGTACCAGCGTTACAAGGAAGAGAAGAAAGAACATACACATTAGATTGTTTAAAAATATCTCAAGAAACAATTGGAAGACCGATTCCAAACACTCCAATGCTTGGTGCATTTATGAAAATAAGTGGAATGTTTGAACTTGAGTATTTTCAAAATGCAATGAAAAAAGTACTAAAAAAATTGCCTCAAAAAGTGATCGATGCAAATATGATTGCTATACAAAGAGCATATAACGAAGTACATTAG
- a CDS encoding 2-oxoacid:ferredoxin oxidoreductase subunit alpha: MNRKEMELNTVEVWDGNTCNAQAFRQAGVDVVAAYPITPSTNTVENYATMHANGYVDGEFVMVESEHAAMSACVGAAAAGGRVATATSSQGCALMVEVLYQCAGMRLPAVLCLVNRALAAPLNVNGDHSDMYLTRDSGWIQVDAFNAQDAYDLTLMSFKIGEHKDVRLPVISNQDGFLTSHTAQTVRPLPDKVAYEFVGDYVQVNAMLDFSKPVTHGVQTEHDWHFEHKAKQHAALQGSLPVVEEIFKEFKELTGREYNIVETHKMDDAEVAIVCLGTTYETATIAADELREQGIKAGVIAPRLFRPFPLVQLAQKLQNVKALACMDRSAPGGTVGALYNEVAGALINTPARPVLRNLIYGLGGRDITVNELKEIFTNLDTDAKNGKLTGKIQRLHGVRGPELSFYEL; the protein is encoded by the coding sequence ATGAATAGAAAAGAGATGGAATTAAATACTGTAGAAGTATGGGATGGAAATACATGTAATGCTCAAGCTTTTAGACAAGCTGGTGTTGATGTAGTTGCGGCTTACCCTATTACTCCTTCTACTAATACTGTTGAAAACTATGCAACAATGCATGCAAACGGTTATGTTGATGGTGAGTTTGTAATGGTTGAATCAGAGCATGCTGCTATGTCTGCATGTGTTGGAGCTGCTGCAGCTGGAGGTAGAGTAGCAACTGCAACATCATCACAAGGTTGTGCACTTATGGTTGAAGTACTATATCAATGTGCTGGGATGAGATTACCAGCTGTTTTATGTTTAGTAAATAGAGCTTTAGCTGCTCCACTAAATGTAAATGGTGACCACTCAGATATGTACTTAACTAGAGATTCTGGATGGATTCAAGTTGATGCATTTAATGCCCAAGACGCTTATGATTTAACACTAATGTCATTTAAGATTGGTGAACATAAAGATGTTAGACTTCCTGTTATCTCTAATCAAGATGGTTTTTTAACTTCACATACAGCACAAACAGTAAGACCACTTCCTGATAAAGTTGCATATGAGTTTGTTGGAGATTATGTACAAGTTAATGCTATGTTGGATTTTTCAAAACCTGTTACTCATGGGGTACAAACTGAACATGACTGGCATTTTGAACACAAAGCAAAACAACATGCGGCACTTCAAGGTTCATTGCCAGTAGTAGAAGAGATTTTTAAAGAGTTTAAAGAGTTAACTGGAAGAGAATACAATATTGTTGAAACTCATAAAATGGATGATGCAGAGGTTGCTATTGTATGTTTAGGCACAACTTATGAAACTGCAACTATTGCAGCTGATGAATTAAGAGAACAAGGGATTAAAGCTGGTGTTATAGCTCCTAGACTATTTAGACCTTTCCCATTAGTACAATTAGCACAAAAATTGCAAAATGTAAAAGCTCTTGCATGTATGGATAGATCTGCTCCTGGTGGAACAGTTGGAGCTTTATATAATGAAGTTGCAGGTGCTCTAATCAACACTCCTGCTAGACCAGTACTTAGAAATCTAATTTATGGTCTTGGTGGTAGAGATATCACTGTAAATGAGCTAAAAGAGATTTTTACAAATTTAGATACAGATGCTAAAAATGGTAAATTAACTGGAAAAATCCAAAGACTTCATGGAGTTAGAGGACCAGAATTAAGCTTTTATGAGCTGTAA
- a CDS encoding 4Fe-4S dicluster-binding protein translates to MSKSIKEMGWDELVPGAALYAFDTNVDYQMAETQPEDRIYAETNSKNAYVGDWRVFKPVWNSELCIDCQNCWLFCPDTAIISRNKEMVGVDYDHCKGCGICVEVCPTNPKSLLMFNETEKNEEALTKWPEKKKKGED, encoded by the coding sequence ATGAGCAAATCAATTAAAGAAATGGGATGGGATGAGTTAGTACCTGGTGCTGCATTATATGCATTTGATACTAATGTAGACTACCAGATGGCAGAAACTCAGCCTGAAGATAGAATTTATGCTGAAACAAATTCAAAAAATGCATATGTTGGAGATTGGAGAGTTTTTAAACCAGTTTGGAATAGTGAATTATGTATTGACTGTCAAAACTGTTGGTTGTTCTGTCCAGATACTGCAATTATCTCAAGAAACAAAGAGATGGTTGGTGTAGATTATGACCATTGTAAAGGTTGTGGTATCTGTGTAGAAGTGTGTCCAACAAATCCAAAATCATTATTAATGTTTAATGAAACAGAGAAAAATGAAGAAGCACTTACAAAGTGGCCTGAAAAGAAAAAAAAGGGTGAAGACTAA
- the rplM gene encoding 50S ribosomal protein L13, translating into MKFTQMAKANEIERDWIVVDATDKIFGRIITEVATLLRGKHKPSYTPHVDCGDNVIIINASKAKFTGAKLEDKNYYTHSGYFGSTKTHKMSDMLENNPEKLFKLATRGMLPKTKLGKEMLKKLKVYAGSEHPHTAQIKG; encoded by the coding sequence ATGAAATTTACTCAAATGGCAAAAGCTAACGAAATCGAAAGAGATTGGATAGTAGTTGATGCAACAGATAAAATATTTGGTAGAATTATTACTGAAGTTGCAACACTATTAAGAGGAAAACACAAGCCTTCATACACTCCTCACGTAGACTGTGGAGACAATGTTATCATTATCAATGCTTCTAAAGCAAAATTTACTGGTGCTAAATTAGAAGATAAAAACTATTATACTCACTCAGGATATTTTGGAAGTACTAAAACACACAAAATGTCTGATATGCTAGAAAATAACCCAGAAAAATTATTCAAACTAGCTACTAGAGGGATGTTACCAAAAACAAAACTTGGTAAAGAAATGTTAAAAAAATTAAAAGTATACGCAGGAAGCGAACACCCACACACTGCGCAAATTAAAGGATAA